The following proteins come from a genomic window of Flavobacterium crocinum:
- a CDS encoding cupin domain-containing protein, whose protein sequence is MITITRIYSNADGESHFEDFEVPLKNNGDIGFLSEDEPVKSIVFREVISSYDYDFHNAPDRQYIILLEGGVEIETSLGEKRKFETGSILLVEDTTGKGHKTKNIEPKLRKSIFIKL, encoded by the coding sequence ATGATCACGATAACCCGCATTTACAGCAATGCTGATGGTGAAAGTCATTTTGAAGACTTTGAAGTTCCGTTGAAAAACAATGGAGATATAGGATTTCTATCTGAGGATGAACCTGTAAAATCTATAGTTTTCAGAGAAGTAATTTCTTCTTACGATTACGATTTTCATAATGCTCCGGATCGTCAATATATTATTCTTTTAGAAGGCGGTGTAGAAATCGAAACTTCATTAGGAGAAAAAAGAAAATTTGAAACCGGATCTATTCTCTTAGTTGAAGATACTACAGGAAAAGGACATAAAACAAAAAATATCGAACCCAAACTTCGAAAATCAATATTTATAAAATTATAA
- a CDS encoding ring-cleaving dioxygenase, with protein sequence MENTILGLHHITAIAGDAKRNFDFYSKILGLRFIKKTVNFDDPGTYHFYFGDEVGSAGTILTFFPWGAGIQQGRKGSGMATEIGYSVPKGSLDFWQKRFEQYNVIYNKPAEKFGEKYLTFLDPDGLKLELIESKTEDNRKPWETDEVKADVATRGFHNITLTLNDIKPTAAILTEIFGYKLIDQDVNRYRYATTAVENAAIVDLVELADEKRGLNANGTVHHVAFRVKNDEILMHFREKIEAYGLSITPQIDRQYFHSLYFREPGGVLFEIATDNPGFTVDESLEELGQNLKLPAQYEAHRKAIEDHLVKIN encoded by the coding sequence ATGGAAAATACAATTTTAGGTTTACACCATATCACTGCAATTGCAGGTGACGCTAAAAGAAACTTCGATTTTTATTCTAAAATATTAGGATTACGTTTTATCAAAAAAACAGTAAACTTTGATGATCCGGGAACTTACCACTTTTACTTTGGTGATGAAGTTGGAAGTGCCGGAACAATCTTAACCTTTTTTCCTTGGGGAGCAGGAATTCAACAAGGCAGAAAAGGTTCCGGAATGGCTACAGAAATTGGTTATTCTGTTCCTAAAGGAAGTCTGGATTTCTGGCAAAAACGTTTTGAACAATACAATGTGATTTACAATAAACCAGCTGAGAAATTCGGCGAAAAATATCTTACTTTCTTAGATCCTGATGGTTTGAAATTAGAATTAATCGAATCTAAAACCGAAGACAATAGAAAACCTTGGGAAACAGATGAGGTAAAAGCGGATGTGGCAACAAGAGGTTTTCATAACATTACTTTGACTCTGAATGACATAAAACCAACGGCAGCTATTTTGACTGAAATATTTGGTTACAAACTAATCGATCAGGATGTAAATCGTTATCGTTATGCTACAACTGCAGTAGAAAACGCTGCAATTGTTGATCTGGTAGAATTAGCTGATGAAAAAAGAGGTTTAAACGCGAACGGTACTGTGCATCATGTGGCTTTCCGCGTTAAAAACGATGAAATTTTAATGCACTTCCGTGAAAAAATTGAAGCTTACGGATTGTCTATTACCCCTCAGATCGACAGACAATATTTCCACTCTTTGTATTTCAGAGAACCGGGAGGCGTTTTGTTTGAAATTGCTACCGACAATCCTGGGTTTACTGTAGATGAAAGTTTAGAAGAATTAGGTCAAAACTTAAAACTTCCTGCTCAATACGAAGCACACAGAAAAGCAATTGAAGATCATTTGGTAAAAATTAATTAA
- a CDS encoding type I glyceraldehyde-3-phosphate dehydrogenase gives MAKIALYGFGRIGRQFLRIALKNNLFVPEVVADIQDIDLLGALFSVDSNYGRWHEEVKTADENFIIGDRKIPYKNSKLDIPDWKALGVDLVVDCTGRATNRENAQKHIDKGAKYVLISAPSKSLADCDAVLLKGINLDEFNAENHKIISMGSCTTNGLAAVVKVIKENFGIEYGLFSTVHSYTNTQSLTDQPMKDRRDSWAAAENIIPSSSGAAKALQFIWSDLKITGKAYRVPTKTGSIAELNLVTTKDCSVEEVNDAFRKAAKEGSLKGVMDVLEEQWSSARIVGDPHSSIIDLPLTTKQGNLLSVAAWYDNEWGFANRLAEVAQYISNKI, from the coding sequence ATGGCAAAAATAGCATTATACGGATTTGGCCGAATCGGAAGACAATTTCTCCGCATAGCTTTAAAAAACAATCTTTTTGTTCCTGAAGTCGTTGCTGACATTCAAGATATAGATTTGCTCGGAGCGCTTTTTAGTGTCGATTCTAACTACGGAAGATGGCACGAAGAAGTAAAGACGGCAGATGAAAATTTTATTATTGGAGACCGAAAAATTCCCTACAAGAATTCTAAACTGGATATTCCGGATTGGAAAGCTTTAGGAGTTGATTTGGTTGTAGATTGTACCGGACGTGCAACAAATAGAGAAAACGCGCAAAAACACATAGACAAAGGAGCAAAATATGTGCTGATAAGTGCTCCAAGTAAATCTCTAGCAGATTGTGATGCAGTACTTTTAAAAGGGATTAATCTTGACGAATTTAATGCCGAAAATCACAAAATCATCAGTATGGGAAGTTGTACGACTAATGGTTTAGCTGCGGTCGTAAAAGTAATTAAAGAGAATTTCGGAATTGAATATGGTTTATTTTCAACGGTTCATTCTTACACTAACACTCAATCCCTGACAGATCAGCCAATGAAAGACAGGCGAGACTCGTGGGCTGCTGCAGAAAATATAATTCCATCATCATCCGGAGCTGCGAAAGCATTACAGTTTATATGGAGTGATTTAAAAATTACCGGAAAAGCCTATAGAGTTCCAACTAAAACAGGAAGTATTGCCGAACTGAATTTGGTTACAACCAAAGATTGTTCTGTAGAAGAAGTAAATGACGCTTTTAGAAAAGCCGCTAAAGAAGGTTCTTTAAAAGGTGTTATGGATGTTTTGGAAGAACAATGGAGTTCTGCCAGAATTGTAGGCGATCCTCATTCTTCTATTATCGATTTACCACTTACAACGAAACAAGGAAACTTACTTTCTGTAGCAGCATGGTACGATAACGAATGGGGCTTTGCCAACAGACTTGCTGAAGTTGCGCAATACATTTCGAATAAGATATAA
- a CDS encoding RagB/SusD family nutrient uptake outer membrane protein has translation MKKYIQNKITRLVPFAILALMSGSCSKDFLESDPLSFYEPETTFSTEAGLQATLALCDKQLRNNYIHYGYSGVSVPIGTEYLFSDMAQYGKTDTGSNIADYANTIVPTGDFRRDPSGESLYLGFMWTEAYTGIKNANTVLTYIGNVTSLTEEVKNKYIGQAYFHRAYRYLNLVYQFGDIPLITKILEVPKQSYYSTKKEAIIEMITADMEKAVQWVPEQAKIGYVGMVSKGACRQLLIKCYLASGRFADAEAQATILINQSGYSLVQNTLGIFDPGGNPTAWPITRNVIWDLHRPENKVIAANTEAILVAPNGGAQSFLAFSSMRIFGPNWNDANLITPDGKTAAPRFPLTDKTNYNAKYDYQRAIGRGIGTISGSYYSQHPMWVVNGVEDKVDLRHNSTVGNWVNMEDLKYASGAGGSAAWAGQNFRMKDATGKLLAQDSIRDWFDFPHYKIFYHDVVAEANPAANDFQGATAGASAHMYIYRLAETYLLRAEARFYQGNASGAAQDVNVVRTRAKASQMYTTVTIGDICAERGRELYMEEWRNVELKRISHCLALSGKPDEWGHTYSISNWDKQSGTDAAGGSYWWQRIVHYTLYNKYPAGISLKPGVKFYSMDKRNNYWPIPFRLAIEPNIRGQLSQNYGYDGYNAGVKVWDKWQDAVEDESKI, from the coding sequence ATGAAAAAATATATACAAAATAAAATTACAAGACTAGTGCCTTTTGCAATATTGGCCTTGATGTCGGGTTCTTGCTCAAAAGATTTCCTTGAATCAGATCCGCTTTCGTTTTATGAACCCGAAACTACGTTTTCTACAGAAGCAGGGTTGCAGGCAACTTTAGCATTGTGCGATAAACAACTTCGTAACAATTATATTCACTACGGTTATTCAGGTGTTAGTGTGCCAATTGGTACAGAGTATCTTTTCTCTGACATGGCGCAATATGGAAAAACAGATACAGGTAGTAATATTGCTGATTACGCCAATACGATTGTTCCTACCGGAGATTTTAGAAGAGACCCAAGTGGTGAGTCCCTTTATCTTGGATTTATGTGGACAGAAGCCTACACAGGTATTAAGAATGCTAATACTGTATTAACGTATATTGGTAATGTAACAAGTTTAACAGAGGAGGTTAAAAATAAATATATCGGACAAGCTTATTTTCACAGAGCATACCGTTACCTTAATTTGGTATATCAGTTTGGAGACATACCGTTGATTACTAAAATTTTGGAAGTACCAAAGCAAAGTTATTATTCTACTAAAAAGGAAGCCATCATTGAAATGATTACGGCAGATATGGAGAAAGCTGTACAATGGGTACCGGAACAGGCAAAAATAGGATATGTTGGTATGGTTAGTAAAGGTGCTTGTCGCCAGTTATTAATTAAGTGTTATTTAGCATCTGGAAGATTTGCAGATGCTGAAGCACAAGCTACTATTTTGATCAACCAGTCAGGGTATTCTTTAGTACAAAATACCTTAGGAATTTTTGATCCGGGAGGAAATCCAACAGCCTGGCCTATTACCAGAAATGTAATTTGGGATTTGCACAGACCGGAGAACAAAGTAATTGCTGCTAATACCGAAGCTATTTTGGTTGCACCAAATGGAGGAGCTCAGTCGTTTTTAGCATTTTCTTCCATGAGGATTTTTGGACCAAACTGGAATGATGCCAATTTAATTACGCCTGATGGTAAAACTGCGGCACCTCGTTTTCCATTAACAGATAAAACAAATTATAATGCAAAATATGACTATCAAAGAGCTATAGGTCGTGGTATTGGTACAATTAGTGGTTCTTATTATTCACAGCATCCTATGTGGGTTGTAAATGGTGTTGAAGACAAAGTAGATCTTAGACATAACAGTACTGTTGGGAACTGGGTAAACATGGAAGATCTTAAATATGCTTCAGGAGCAGGTGGAAGTGCGGCGTGGGCCGGTCAAAATTTCAGAATGAAGGATGCAACAGGAAAGCTATTGGCACAGGATTCTATTCGTGACTGGTTTGATTTTCCACATTATAAAATATTTTATCATGACGTTGTAGCGGAGGCAAATCCGGCGGCAAATGATTTTCAGGGAGCTACGGCAGGAGCAAGTGCGCATATGTATATCTATCGCTTAGCTGAAACTTATTTATTGCGCGCCGAAGCACGTTTCTATCAGGGAAATGCTTCAGGAGCGGCGCAGGATGTGAATGTGGTAAGAACAAGAGCAAAAGCTTCGCAAATGTACACTACAGTAACGATTGGCGATATTTGTGCAGAAAGAGGGAGAGAACTTTATATGGAAGAATGGAGAAATGTAGAGTTAAAACGTATTTCTCACTGTCTGGCTCTTAGCGGAAAACCGGATGAATGGGGGCATACTTACAGCATCTCAAATTGGGATAAACAATCAGGAACAGATGCAGCAGGTGGAAGTTATTGGTGGCAACGTATTGTACATTATACTTTATATAACAAATACCCTGCAGGTATTTCTTTAAAACCGGGTGTAAAGTTTTATTCTATGGATAAACGTAATAATTACTGGCCAATTCCATTTAGACTTGCTATAGAACCTAATATTAGAGGTCAGTTAAGCCAGAACTATGGTTATGATGGCTATAATGCAGGAGTAAAAGTCTGGGATAAATGGCAGGATGCTGTTGAAGATGAAAGTAAAATATAA
- a CDS encoding SusC/RagA family TonB-linked outer membrane protein, with the protein MTNFIRIKSPDGASGFNLKAKMMIFFVMFSLFQVQGYAISFKGTTKAQNAFQQKSISGQVNDENGMPLPGVTILEKGSKNAALTDFDGKFTLKVENENAVLVFSFLGYTNTEVSIKGKATVNVKMQRTTASLEEVVVVGYGKMKKKDLTGAVVQVTPDKLANQNPQTVQDILRGTPGVRVGYDPSAKGGGSIQVRGQTSVYTGGSHNSPLIILDGMQFYGELSEINPDDIAQLDILKDASAASVYGSRAAAGVILISTKKGKTGKPIVSFTTNTTISNKSAYRGVYSPEGYLKYREDWETAQTYGVNTATQQYEAFIAGTVANGKPGYFSNPNDLSKWGITEAQWLAYQPVSQTTGKSSKEVWGARLGLNFDPSLMANFLADKTHDWSNSSFRTGINHDNNLSISGAGDRVNYYVSFGYLTSEGAIVGNDYKSARSNMKVDAKVTDWLDLGVNVNFQDRSDGDVTPSLGTNAGDNNMMRTSPFGTFRDANGNYERQPMGKNVSGQNYNYYYERQFIDKETGYTTLNTILNAKVTLPLGITYSFNIAPRYQFFHDRYFRSTQNPNWPAATTGVNRNNATRFDYNLNNTLTWDYTIAEKHHIVATFVQEAEERRYWSDGMDAYNIQPSDALGFHLVNTATMANSALRSYDSHETADALMARLFYSFDNRYMLTATVRRDGYSAFGASNPYAVFPSFGVAWNFKNEKWFNWDAMSTGKLRVSWGKNGNRSLADPYISLANLVNTGTMGYLDASGKALEIKYLALDRMANPNLEWEKTTSTNIGLDLGFLQDRITATLDFYKASTHDMIMSQSLPGFTGFSSIATNLGEVQNQGVELSLSTLNMKKSNFEWRTTFGISYNENKIVSLYGNMVDVKDENGNVIGKKEGNDSANGWFIGKPISQIWDYRVTGIWQKDEWKEAQKYGQRPGDPKVANSYTADDIDAVDADGQPYKKAVYNEKDKQFLGNYNSPVQWSMRNDFKIYKNWDLGISMYSNMGGKSLNSNYMNTFNDASLYKFNFNPYVNPYWTLDNPTNEWARLDAKGPAGTPVAPGRLYDRSFIRLDNISLAYTLPRDLLDRVHVKNIKIYASVQNVATWSASKEWKYFGDPETGGLATRQFNLGFNFQL; encoded by the coding sequence ATGACAAATTTTATTAGGATTAAAAGTCCTGATGGTGCATCTGGATTTAATTTGAAAGCAAAAATGATGATCTTTTTTGTTATGTTTTCTTTATTTCAAGTTCAGGGATATGCCATTAGTTTTAAGGGTACAACAAAAGCGCAAAATGCTTTCCAGCAAAAAAGCATTAGCGGACAGGTCAATGATGAAAATGGTATGCCACTCCCAGGCGTAACTATTTTGGAAAAAGGCAGTAAAAATGCTGCTTTAACAGATTTTGACGGAAAATTTACTTTAAAAGTAGAAAATGAAAATGCAGTATTGGTATTCTCCTTTTTAGGTTATACCAATACTGAGGTTTCCATAAAAGGAAAAGCTACTGTAAACGTAAAGATGCAAAGAACTACAGCTTCGTTAGAGGAAGTCGTTGTTGTAGGTTATGGTAAGATGAAGAAAAAGGATTTAACCGGAGCAGTTGTTCAGGTTACTCCTGACAAATTAGCAAACCAAAACCCGCAGACTGTTCAGGATATATTAAGAGGTACTCCCGGAGTAAGAGTTGGGTATGATCCTTCTGCAAAAGGAGGAGGTAGTATTCAGGTTCGAGGACAGACTTCTGTATATACCGGAGGAAGCCATAACTCACCACTTATTATTTTAGATGGAATGCAGTTTTATGGAGAACTTTCAGAAATCAATCCTGATGATATTGCTCAACTTGATATTTTAAAAGATGCTTCGGCAGCATCTGTGTACGGATCGAGAGCGGCAGCAGGGGTTATTCTTATTTCGACCAAAAAAGGAAAAACAGGTAAACCTATCGTTAGTTTTACTACCAATACAACAATTAGCAACAAGAGTGCTTATCGTGGAGTGTATTCTCCGGAAGGGTACTTAAAATATCGTGAAGATTGGGAAACTGCCCAAACTTATGGCGTCAACACAGCAACCCAGCAATACGAAGCATTTATAGCAGGAACAGTGGCTAATGGCAAACCCGGATATTTTTCAAATCCAAACGATTTGTCCAAGTGGGGAATTACTGAAGCACAGTGGCTGGCTTATCAGCCTGTTTCTCAAACAACAGGAAAAAGTTCTAAAGAAGTGTGGGGAGCACGTTTAGGACTGAATTTTGATCCTTCACTGATGGCAAATTTCCTGGCAGATAAAACACACGATTGGAGTAATAGCTCTTTTAGAACAGGAATTAATCATGATAATAATTTGAGTATTTCTGGAGCAGGCGACAGAGTAAACTATTATGTGTCTTTTGGTTATTTAACTTCAGAAGGAGCTATCGTTGGGAATGATTATAAGTCAGCCCGCTCCAACATGAAAGTTGATGCTAAAGTTACAGATTGGCTGGACTTGGGAGTAAACGTCAATTTTCAGGATCGATCAGATGGAGATGTTACTCCTTCTTTAGGTACAAATGCTGGGGATAATAATATGATGAGAACGAGCCCGTTCGGAACCTTTAGAGATGCAAATGGTAACTACGAGAGACAGCCAATGGGGAAAAATGTTTCAGGTCAGAATTATAACTATTACTACGAGCGACAATTTATAGATAAGGAGACAGGATATACTACATTGAATACTATTTTAAATGCAAAGGTAACTTTACCTCTGGGGATTACGTATTCATTTAATATTGCACCTCGTTATCAGTTTTTTCACGATCGTTATTTCAGATCAACACAGAATCCAAACTGGCCTGCCGCTACCACTGGGGTAAACAGAAATAATGCTACAAGATTTGATTATAACCTGAATAATACCTTAACATGGGATTATACGATTGCTGAAAAACATCACATCGTTGCCACTTTTGTTCAGGAAGCAGAAGAACGTCGTTATTGGTCAGATGGAATGGATGCTTATAATATTCAGCCCTCAGATGCTTTAGGATTTCACCTTGTTAATACAGCAACAATGGCAAATAGTGCGCTTAGATCATACGATTCACATGAAACGGCAGACGCATTAATGGCCAGACTTTTCTATTCGTTTGATAATCGTTATATGTTGACAGCAACTGTAAGACGTGATGGATATTCGGCATTTGGAGCTTCAAATCCTTATGCAGTTTTCCCTTCTTTTGGGGTTGCATGGAACTTTAAGAATGAAAAATGGTTTAATTGGGATGCGATGAGTACAGGTAAATTACGTGTGTCCTGGGGTAAAAATGGAAACAGATCACTTGCAGATCCGTACATTTCTTTGGCAAACTTAGTAAACACCGGAACAATGGGCTATTTGGATGCTTCAGGAAAAGCTCTTGAAATAAAGTATTTGGCACTTGATCGTATGGCAAACCCAAATCTGGAATGGGAAAAAACTACCTCAACAAACATTGGTCTTGACTTGGGATTTTTACAAGATCGTATTACTGCTACTTTAGATTTTTACAAGGCATCAACTCATGATATGATTATGAGCCAGTCTTTGCCTGGTTTTACTGGTTTTTCATCTATTGCAACCAACCTTGGAGAAGTTCAGAATCAGGGTGTTGAATTGAGTCTTAGTACTCTTAATATGAAAAAATCAAACTTTGAATGGCGTACTACATTTGGTATCTCTTACAACGAAAATAAGATTGTTTCATTATATGGTAATATGGTAGATGTTAAGGATGAAAATGGGAATGTTATTGGAAAAAAGGAAGGAAATGATTCCGCTAATGGTTGGTTTATAGGAAAACCAATTTCTCAAATCTGGGATTACAGAGTAACCGGGATTTGGCAAAAAGACGAATGGAAGGAGGCGCAGAAATATGGACAGCGCCCAGGAGATCCAAAAGTGGCTAACAGCTATACAGCAGATGATATAGATGCAGTAGATGCAGATGGTCAGCCTTATAAAAAAGCAGTTTACAATGAAAAAGATAAGCAGTTTTTAGGGAATTATAATTCTCCTGTACAATGGTCGATGCGTAATGATTTTAAGATATATAAAAATTGGGATTTGGGTATCAGTATGTACTCCAATATGGGAGGTAAATCGCTTAATTCGAATTACATGAACACTTTTAACGATGCCAGTTTATACAAATTCAATTTCAATCCATACGTAAATCCATATTGGACACTTGATAACCCAACCAATGAATGGGCACGTCTGGATGCGAAAGGACCTGCGGGAACTCCGGTTGCGCCGGGAAGATTATATGACAGAAGTTTTATTCGTCTGGACAACATTTCGTTAGCCTACACACTTCCTAGAGATCTTTTAGATCGAGTACACGTTAAAAATATAAAAATTTATGCTTCTGTTCAAAACGTTGCAACATGGTCTGCTTCTAAAGAATGGAAATATTTTGGAGATCCGGAAACAGGAGGATTGGCTACGAGACAGTTTAATTTAGGTTTTAATTTCCAACTTTAA